The Streptomyces tendae genome has a window encoding:
- a CDS encoding ATP-binding protein — MDAAVPNEGQEPLGDRPIAASAAFEGSAEIAEARDLARDFLTSVQVEHGLPVSKRAMGMAQLVVSELVTNARKYAPGPCLLDLEIIDGAVRISVWDSSTAQPSVQAADPERVGQHGLEIVTAVSETVSVHREPVGKRITATLVLADDPGEAAAGRQAM; from the coding sequence ATGGATGCTGCTGTCCCGAACGAGGGCCAGGAGCCGCTGGGGGACCGTCCGATCGCGGCCTCCGCGGCGTTCGAGGGCAGTGCGGAGATCGCAGAAGCCCGTGACCTGGCCCGCGACTTCCTCACGTCTGTGCAGGTCGAGCATGGGCTGCCGGTGTCGAAGCGGGCGATGGGCATGGCGCAGCTGGTGGTGAGTGAGCTCGTGACCAACGCCCGTAAGTACGCGCCCGGCCCGTGCCTGCTGGATCTGGAGATCATCGACGGGGCTGTCCGGATCAGTGTGTGGGACAGCAGCACCGCGCAGCCGTCGGTCCAGGCGGCCGACCCGGAGCGGGTCGGTCAGCACGGCCTGGAAATCGTGACGGCGGTGTCCGAGACCGTCAGCGTTCACCGGGAGCCGGTGGGCAAGCGGATCACCGCGACCCTCGTGCTCGCCGACGACCCCGGCGAGGCCGCCGCCGGCCGTCAGGCCATGTGA